Proteins encoded within one genomic window of Tamandua tetradactyla isolate mTamTet1 chromosome 11, mTamTet1.pri, whole genome shotgun sequence:
- the LOC143649301 gene encoding olfactory receptor 8K3-like, with translation MDKTNLTVLNEFILVGITDRPELQTPLFGLLLMVYMVSVVGNLGLVILTMIDSRLHTPMYFFLRHLASADLGYSTAVGPKMLFNIIADQHMISFNLCATQFTFFSVFITSEIFVLSAMAYDRYVAICNPLLYAVIMSQRACHLLVVIIYLYSVFVSLLIIIKILLSSFCGYNVIKHFYCDILPLISLLCSNINEVKLIILIFAAFNLVSSLLIVLMSYMLILMAILRMRSAEGRHKAFSTCGSHLTVVAVYYGTLFFMYVQPKSSHSFNTDKMSSVFYTLVIPMLNPMVYSLRNKDVKKSLKRMWTMCEKVLFKIHCKI, from the coding sequence ATGGACAAAACCAATCTCACAGTTCTGAATGAATTCATTCTGGTGGGAATCACAGATCGCCCAGAGCTGCAGACTCCACTATTTGGGCTCCTCCTCATGGTTTACATGGTCTCAGTGGTGGGTAACCTGGGCTTAGTCATCCTCACCATGATAGACTCCAGGctacacacacccatgtactttttcctcagaCATCTGGCCTCTGCTGATCTTGGTTATTCAACAGCTGTGGGGCCAAAAATGCTATTTAATATTATTGCAGACCAACATATGATCTCTTTTAATTTGTGTGCTACCCAATTCACTTTCTTTAGTGTATTTATCACTAGTGAAATTTTCGTTTTGTCAgcaatggcctatgaccgctatgtggccatctgcaaccCTTTGCTCTATGCAGTGATCATGTCACAAAGAGCTTGTCACCTGCTGGTGGTGATAATTTATCTCTACAGTGTTTTTGTGTCTTTGCTGATCATCATAAAGattttattgtcttcattttgtGGTTATAATGTCATCAAGCATTTCTACTGTGATATTCTACCCTTGATATCTTTGCTCTGCTCAAACATAAATGAAGTGAAATTGATAATACTGATCTTTGCAGCTTTTAATCTGGTGTCATCTCTTTTGATAGTTCTCATGTCCTACATGCTGATCCTCATGGCTATTCTCAGGATGAGGTCTGCAGAGGGTAGGCACAAGGCCTTCTCCACGTGTGGCTCTCACCTGACAGTAGTGGCTGTCTATTATGGAACTCTATTCTTTATGTATGTGCAGCCCAAATCCAGTCATTCCTTTAATACTGATAAAATGTCTTCTGTGTTTTACACCTTGGTGATACCCATGTTGAACCCCATGGTCTACAGTTTGAGGaacaaagatgttaaaaaatCCCTAAAAAGAATGTGGACAATGTGTGAAAAAGTCCTATTTAAAATTCATTGTAAGATATAA